Within Mongoliitalea daihaiensis, the genomic segment GAAAACTCGGCAGTCTGTGAGCTTACGGGCTATGATATGGATAAAATAACCAAGGACAAGCTGTACAAAAGTGCGCTTGAGCTATACAAGGTCAAAGATTCACTCGAAAAGCACCTTTCCAAACGTACCAATGAACTCTTTGATCTACAGGATAAGATCATCCTTTATGACCTGACCAACACCTACTTTGAGGGAGAAAAACCGAACAGTAAGCTGGCACAATACGGAAGGAGCAAGGAAAAAAGAAAAGACGCAAAACTTGTTGTGCTGGCATTGGTAGTGAATGTGGAAGGGTTTATCAAGTACTCCTCTATCCTGGAAGGAAACATAGCAGACTGCAACACACTTGCCGCAATGATTGAAAAGCTTTCCGTCCACACCTGTACAGGACCTTCGGTAGTGGTACTCGATGCAGGCATAACCACCGAAGAAAACCTGCATCTTATCTAGAGCAAAGGATACAGCTACCTCTGCGTAAGCAGGACAAAACTCAAGGATTATAGCTATGTGCCCGACAGACTTACAACTCTGCTGGAAACAAAATCAAAGCAGAACATCAGACTCAGAGCCGTGTCCACAGGAAAAAACACAGATTATTTTTTAGAAGTCAAAAGCCCTTCCAAAGAGAAGAAAGAGAAAGGCCTGAAGCTACAGTTCGAAGAAAGGTTTGAACAGGAGCTGCAAAAAATACACCATGCTCTCAACAGCAAGGGAGGGGTCAAAAAAACCGATAAAGTCCACCAGCGCATCGGGAGGGCCAAAGAAAAGTATCCATCAGTCCAGTGTTATTATGAGATCACTGTTGAAAGTGACCCTAAAACAGAACAGGCGACAGTAATGTCATGGAAGAAAAACCTGGAACGGGAGCAGGCAAAAGCCGATAACCCGGGCATCTATTTTTTACGGACAAACCTGAATGTGCAGGAGGAGTACATCATCTGGAATATCTATAACACTATCAGGGAAATAGAGGATGCCTTCCGCACCCTCAAACCGACTTGGACCTTAGACCGATTTACCATAAAAATGATGATGCCACCATGGCACATCTACATCTGGGAATCCTTGCATATTGGATAGTCAATACAGTGAGGTACCAGATCAAACAGAATGGCATAAAAAGCTGCTGGGGTGAAATAGTAAGAATAGGCAACACACAAAAGGTCATCACTACTTCAGGGAAAAACACCTATGATAAAATCATTACCACACGCAAGTGTACAGTTCCAAACAAAAACCTGAAAGAAATCTAAGACATCCTTCAGACCAAATACCAACCGTTTACAAAAAGAAAATCCGTAGTACACAAACTTGAACTCAAAAAAAAAGAAACACCCAAATTACAGACACTTACAGGCGGATAGCTGCAATCTGGGTTAATCAAGCTGTAAACAGGTTATACCTAAAGTTTTTTGTCAAAAATATGGGAAGTTTTGGTTAGGATATCAGATTTAAACTATTTAAGTCCAAATCTTGTAAAAAGAAAGGAGCCGACGAATTTTTCCTAAATTCCGCCGACTAAACCCAAGTTGATATTAAAGGATTTTTATTTTTCCACAGGAATGATCCGATCGGGGCAGACCTTGCAGGAGGCTGGATTTGAGCATTGGTTGATCAAGTTTGATGGGGTCAATGATACGCAGTTTGGAGAGACCTTTGGTTATGGACGGGTGGAGATGGCTTATTATGCCATGGCGATAGACGCTGGAATTGAAATGGCTGAAAGCAGGCTGATTGAAGAAGAGGGTAGGGCTCATTTTATGACTAAGCGTTTTGATAGAGTAAACGGAACCGAAAAGCTACACATGCAGACTTTTTGTGCTTTGCAGCATTTTGATTTTAATAATGTCAGTAGCTACAGTTACGAACAGCTGTTTCAGACCATGCGCCAACTTCGGCTTACCTATGCAGAAGCAGAGCAGTTGTTCCGCAGGATGGTGTTCAATGTGCTGGCCCGAAATTGTGACGATCATACCAAAAACTTTGCTTTCCTAATGAATCAGAAGGGAAAATGGAGTCTTTCTCCAGCCTATGATATTTGCCATGCTTACAGGCCGGATAGTGTTTGGGTCAGTCAGCATTGTCTGAGCATCAATGGCAAAAGGAAAGATTTTGTGCTAGAGGATTTTTTGGCGATAGCCAAGCAAAATTCTATCCGTAACCCACAAGGCATTATCCAGGAAGTACAGGAAGTCGTTTCCAATTGGACGAGCTATGCAGGAAAATATAAAGTGAACTCAAAGCTTACAGAAGCGATTGCCGCCACTTTGGTAAAGTTGATGTAGGGGCTGCTTTTCGATTAATTTTTCTATTTCTCAAAACTTCACACATCACATCATTGGGGTATTGTGGGCAACTTGATTTTTAGTGAAATTTAGGGGTATAAGTTCACGCCACGAGCGCAACGGATTTAGCGCAACGTTCGCTATGGAATTATTTTAAAAGTCGCAGCGCTCGTGGCGCTTTACTTTGCGATCGTCGCGAGAATCAAAAAAAATTCCACCATGAAAAATCTAATTTTCTTTGTCT encodes:
- a CDS encoding type II toxin-antitoxin system HipA family toxin; translation: MILKDFYFSTGMIRSGQTLQEAGFEHWLIKFDGVNDTQFGETFGYGRVEMAYYAMAIDAGIEMAESRLIEEEGRAHFMTKRFDRVNGTEKLHMQTFCALQHFDFNNVSSYSYEQLFQTMRQLRLTYAEAEQLFRRMVFNVLARNCDDHTKNFAFLMNQKGKWSLSPAYDICHAYRPDSVWVSQHCLSINGKRKDFVLEDFLAIAKQNSIRNPQGIIQEVQEVVSNWTSYAGKYKVNSKLTEAIAATLVKLM